In Verrucomicrobiota bacterium, the genomic stretch ACCGGACTTCGAATTGCGCACTTGGAAAGTCAAGACCGAGTCTGGCGACCGAGTCTTTCAGACGGCTCTGGACTCTTGGCCGCGCAACTTGGAGGACGGAAGCTACCTCGTCGAAGACGTCTTCGGCGACCTCTACCGCTTTCCTCCGCTCGATCAACTCGGCAAGGAAAGTGCTCGGTATCTTTGGAGCCTGGTCGGCTAACCGACTCCTCTCCAAATTGGATGGTTCTTTACTTTTTTGATTCAGAAGCACTCACTTTTCATGCGTAGCACTTTCTTAACTTCTCCATGCCAGATCACTTTGGCCTCATTCGAATGAATCGATCAACGGGGGATCCTCATTATAAAGCGTAGACCCGGATCATTGTCTTCAAGGACGATTGAGCCTCTATGGAATTCGATTATCGCTTTCACCATACTCAATCCAAGACCATTGCCGGGTGTTGTTCGGCTTTCATCAGAACGGTAAAAACGATCAAAGATCTTTTCCTTTTCTTTATCAGAGACGCCCAGCCCAGAATCCGAAACTGTAATTTCCACGGATTCCGAACGCTGACAGGAAACGGACACGTCAATACGACCACCCTCAGGAGTGAACTTAATCGCGTTCTCTAAGACATTGAGGGCTGCTTGAAAAATCAGGTCACGATCTATCGGGAATACACACTTTTCGGTGTCAGTCCGTATTTCTATGCTCTTTTCGTTAGCGACAGGCTCGAAAAATTCGACGACGTCTTCCATCAGAAGCTTAATGTCAAAATCCTTCCTCTCAAAAACATGCTTCCCGGACTCGATTTCTGATATTCTCAGAATTGCACCAAACATGGATAACAAGACTTCGGAGTCGGCCTTGAGTTTGAGTTTTTCCTCCGGCCCTATCGGTTCTGACTCGGACAATCTTTCGATCCTGTTTTGCAGCCTTGTCAAAGGTGTGCGCAGGTCATGGGCGATGTTATCCGAGACTCTCTTAACATTTTCGACCAAAAGCTCAATGTTATCCATCATCGTGTTGATCGTGTCGGCCAGATAGCCGAGATCATCCCAGCCTCTTGTAGAGGTCTCAATCCGAGTGCTCAAATCACCGGTTTCGGTCACATAACGAGCGTTGTTTGCTATCTTGTTCACACGATTGACCACATACATACTAATCCAGAACCCAATGACGACGATGATCGCCAAAACCACTAACGCAAAACCGGACAGTTCTCCGACCAGGTCCCGAAGCCTCTCCGAAACGCCGAGATTGCGTCCGATCAACAGCCTGTGACCGTCATCAAATTCCACCAATTGCGTGAAAATCTGATAAACCTCGCCGCTCTTCAGCGGAGGTCTAATCCATGACGCATCAATCTCCGCGTCTTGAATTTCGTATTCGACCATATCGAAGAACTTTCCGTCTGCATCCTGCAGAGGACTTTGCACAACATTTTCCGGCCATGCTTCCAGCATTCCTGCGACCCTAGTTCCGTTCTCGTCCTCTAAAAAATAGATCTGATCACTTCGCCTAGCTTTACGCTCTTCAATTTTTTCTACCACGCCCTCTATTCCCTCGCCGTCATGCCAGCGAAGGAAATGCTGGGAATCCCTTTGTATGGAGCTTTTCGCCTCTCCGATAAAATCAGAAGTGGAGACGACATAGAGGAAGAAACTGAGGACAGAAAATACCAGTAGCAGAATAAAGCCGAATGTCAGAGCGATGAAGAAACTAGAACTCCTCGTGTAGGTCTTAGTCTTCTTCATAAATGATATATCCAGCCCCCTTTACGGTGTGGATTACTGACTTCTCGTGACCATCGTCGATTTTTTTCCGCAAACGGCTAATATGCACATCAATGACATTGGTGAGCGGATCAAAGTTATAATCCCAGATATTCTCGAGCATCATCGTGCGGGTGACTACCTGACCTTTGAGTTTCAGCATGTACTCCAGTAGTTTGTATTCTCTGGGTTTCAGCTCGATTTCTAGTCCAGCTCGCATGACTCGGCGGCTGAGAAGATCCACCTCAAGGTCCAGAACCGA encodes the following:
- a CDS encoding ATP-binding protein, yielding MKKTKTYTRSSSFFIALTFGFILLLVFSVLSFFLYVVSTSDFIGEAKSSIQRDSQHFLRWHDGEGIEGVVEKIEERKARRSDQIYFLEDENGTRVAGMLEAWPENVVQSPLQDADGKFFDMVEYEIQDAEIDASWIRPPLKSGEVYQIFTQLVEFDDGHRLLIGRNLGVSERLRDLVGELSGFALVVLAIIVVIGFWISMYVVNRVNKIANNARYVTETGDLSTRIETSTRGWDDLGYLADTINTMMDNIELLVENVKRVSDNIAHDLRTPLTRLQNRIERLSESEPIGPEEKLKLKADSEVLLSMFGAILRISEIESGKHVFERKDFDIKLLMEDVVEFFEPVANEKSIEIRTDTEKCVFPIDRDLIFQAALNVLENAIKFTPEGGRIDVSVSCQRSESVEITVSDSGLGVSDKEKEKIFDRFYRSDESRTTPGNGLGLSMVKAIIEFHRGSIVLEDNDPGLRFIMRIPR
- a CDS encoding DUF1854 domain-containing protein, yielding PDFELRTWKVKTESGDRVFQTALDSWPRNLEDGSYLVEDVFGDLYRFPPLDQLGKESARYLWSLVG